The Hyalangium gracile DNA segment GACACCCGCAGGCGTCAGCCGCTCGGCCCCCGGGAAACAGCCCAGCCCGAAGTCCGTGAGCATGGCCCGGCCATCCGCGTGGCGCACCAGCACGTTCTCTCCCTTGAAGTCGCGGTGCACCGCCCCCATCTCATGCAGGGCCTGCAGCGCCCGAGCCAACTGCGCCAGCACGCCGAAGCACTGCCGGGAGGACACAGCAGGGTTCCAGGCCCAGTGGTACAGCGGCACCCCGTCCACCCACTCCATGGTGAGCCAGGGGTGCAGCGTCCCCTCCGGAGACTGCCACGTGCCGCTGTCCCTCAGCCGGGGAACGCTCGGATGGCTCATCCGCGAGAGCAGCTGCGCCTCGCGAAAGAAGCGAGCGTCTCCCTGGCGCAGCGCCACCTTGAGCGCCACGGGTGGCGAGTGCTGGGCGTGGACAGGCACTGCCCGGTAGACGGCGCCATAGGCCCCTTGTCCCGCCCAGGCCACTACGCGCCAGGGGCCTACCTGCGTGCCGGCAGGCAGCGGGGCCGGGGGATCCGAGGATGGAACAGCATCGGCCAAGAGAACCTCGAGAGGAGAAGCGGTCAGCGCTCCGTGCCGGAGAGCAGCCCCTGGATCCGAACCTGATGCGTTGACGTCGGGTAGCGCGCGCGGAACGCCTCCGCCCGCGCCTCGGCTTCAGCCCGGCGGCCGAGCCGCACCAGCGCATCGATCGCGATCACCTCTCGCTCCTGAGAGAGCGCACCGCTCGGAAAGCGCGCTGCATGAGACTCGGCACGGGAGAGCGCTGCTGCCGCATTCCCCTGCCGCAGCGCCCCCCAGGCCGGCTCGAGTTCCAGGAGCTCCTCATCCACCGATGCCGCCCCCGGAACCGCGCTGGGAGTCGAGGGCGCCGGGGCCTCCGCGGGCTCCCGCCGTTGGGCGCTCCCCGCTGGCCGAGAGCCCACCTTGGGAGAAGGAACAGCAGCCGGCGCCCCCGTCCTCGACGGCCCCGGGGCAGGAGGAGCTTCTCTCGACACCTCGGGCGATGACACCCGGGCGGGCTCCGGGAGCTGCACCGGCGCGGGGGCCTCCGCGAGCCGTGACGCGGCGGGAGCCTCCACCGCCCTCTCGGAGACGCTCGCCCGCTGCGCCGAGCCACTCTCACGCTCGACGAGGCGGCCAGCCTGGAAGCTGGCCCCGGCGAGCGCCACGGCCGCCACGCCGAGGATCACCTTCGCCTTGAGCCCTCCAGCAGCAGCCGAAACAGCACCACCGGATGTGCTCGGCACCGGCGCGCTGCCCGAGCCTGGCGACGGGGTGCTCGGAGGAGCCCCTCCCGGTGGGGTGAACAGCGGTCCCAGCTTGCCGGCCAGGGAGGCGAGCTCCGCCGGGGTGGGCTCGTCGGCCCGCGCGGACTCGAGTAGCTCGCGCAGAGAGGACGAGGCCTCGGAGTCCGGATCCAGGAGGCGTGGGGGATCAGCCTGCTTCATTCCTGGCCTCCTTTCTGCTGGGTGCGAGCGACGGCTTCCTGCACCTTCTGGCGTGCCGCATACAGGCGCGCGTAGGCCGTCTGGAGCGGGCACCCCACGGCCTGGGCGACTTCATTCATCGGCCACTGCTCGAGCTCGAAGAGGACGAACACGGCGCGCTTGTCCTCATCCAACGTCTCCAGGATGCGGTCGAGCTGCGCGCGGGCCTGCCGCCGGGCGACCACCTCCACCTGCTCGGGGGGCAGAGCATCCTCCGGCATGGTGGAGACGGTCGTCTCCCGACGGATGTGCGCGCGCCGCCGGTAGTCGGACGCCCCTCGCAGGCAGATGCCGAACAACCACGTCCTGAGCGCGGAGCTGCCATCGAAATCCGCAAGGCGTCGGTGTACGACCACGAACACCTCCTGGCACACATCCTCGAGGTCCGCTTCGCGCACACCGAGCCGCCGCAGCGAGCGCCAGACGAAGGGGGCGTGCTCGGCGTAGACCTGCTGGAAGGTGACGGCCGTCGGCGCAGGCCCGAGCGGTGGCTCCGGTTGGGGAAGTGACATCGTGACGGAAGTCGGCTGCTCGCGAGTCTAGCCGAGCTTCGGCCTCAGGACTCCAGCCACGACACCCCAAGGTCCAACGTCAGATGGAGTGGCAGGCCCAGGGGGAAGTCCTCGACGCTCCCGTCGGGATGCAGCAGGCGGACGGTCGGGCGGAACCAGCCCATCGCCGCTCCCAGGCTCGCATGCAACGCCACCGTCTTGCCAATCCGCCGCTCGAGCTGGACACGGAGCCCGCCATCCCCTCGTCCGAGCAGCTCGGCCCGGTCCTGCGGGAAGCCGTTGTTGACGGCCAGCACGCTCGAGACCATGACCGTGGCACAGCCGGAGACGCGCCACGCCCCGCCAGCGCCGACGAGGGGACACACGCCCGCTTCCAGCGAGGCGCTCGACAGCACGACGCGCCCGCCTGCCTCCTCGAAGGCCGAGTAGGGATAGATCCCGATGCGCACCAGTCCGGCCCACTCACGCGGGCGGAACCACACGGCCCCGGAGACTCCCGCCGCGGCGTTCAGGCCCAGGCCTGTCGAGCCCGTTGCGGCAGTGGTCAGTACGATCTGGGTGCGCGAAGGAGGTGGGCGCTCCACGACGACCGGGGCAGGCTCCTCGGTGAGGGCGAGAGGCGCGGACTCCTCCACCTCGGGAGCCCGCGGGAACTCGGGCGTGGCGGAGGCCTGGGGTACGGCGCTGGAGAGCGCCGCCGGATCAATCATCAGGGAGAGCACGAGTACGACGCGAGGCTCGATGGCGGCGCAGGCATCCTCTGGGGTGGAGACCTCACGGCTGCCGAGCACGCGCCCGGTCCCGTCAACGAGCGTGAGCGCCGCCATCCACCCCGACGGCTGCCCGCGCCGCAGCACACCGTCGATGAGGAACTCCGGCTCCGGTCCGAACACCGTGCGCCCCAGCCGCGCCTCCACCGCTCGGGCCAGGGGCGCGGCCTGGATGCAGCCGGGGTCTGGCGCGCTCCACCGCAAGCCCCAGCGTGCCTCGGCGCGCGGCTCGGCGGCGGCCGCGCTACCGGCAAGAAGCAGGACGAGGGCACACCGCGAGAGCATGCGTGGGCTTAAACCACGCGGCTCGCATCAAGGCGAGAGCGGTGGAGTCCGCCGGGCCACGAAGCCATCATCTCCAATGGCCCAGAGGTCCGCATCGCTCGCGCCCCAGATGTCACGCAGCGTGGGCACCTCCCAGTCCGGGGGGAGCTCCTGGTGCCAGGCGCTCCCGTCAAACCGAGCCACCTCGCCATCCTCCCCCACGAGCCACACCTGCCCGTTCATTCCCCAGAGGCCATTGCTCGGCGTGCCCTGGAGGCCAGCTCCGTCCATGGGCACAGTGCTCCACCCGCGAGCATCCTTGCGCAGCAGCACCATGCCCAAGGAGCTGGTCCCCACGGCCCACGCATCGGCTCCCCCGGTTCCTCCCAGCTCACTCCACCGGGTGGTGGGGTTGACGTCCGGAGAGACGACCTCCCACTGGGAGCCGCTCCAGTGCAGCAACCGCGGGTCATATTGCAGGGTGACCCAGACGTCACTCGCGCTGCTCCCCCACACGTGCTCGGAGATGTCGTCCACCCCCTCCGGAAAGGGACGGAAATACCAGGTCCTCCCATCGAAGTACCCAGCGCCCTTGAGGTCGGACCTGCCGGAGATCTCCATGGCGAGCCAGACATCGCTCGGACCCGCCGCCCAGACGCCGGTGATGGAGTGAGTGAGGGTGAGGCCGATGTCGACCCGGCCCCACCGCGTCCCGTCCCAACGGAGCACGACGTCCTGTCCGACCGCCCACGCATCTCGAGGCCCCAGGGCGTGCACCGCCACCAGGTTCACGCCGGTGCCAGATTCCACGGCCGACCACGCGCTCCCATCCCAGTGGATGATCATCCCATTGTCTCCGACTGCCCAGATGTCCTGGGAGCCACTGCCGTGGATCGCGCGGAGCGTCTGGGAGGCCTTGCCGTCGACACGGACCCACTCGGCACCTCGGTCGCCTCCGCAGCCAGCCAGCGCGCAGCACGCCACCATGAGCACCGCAAGGAGTGTTGGCTTCATCGCCGCGTCACCACGTGGCCCTGGCCCGCCACACGGCGCTTGCCGGGCGCGGACGACGGAAGGAACTCGACGTCCGTCGAGCTGAAGGCGAAGAGCGAGACGCCGGCGCCCGTCATCAGGCCGCCACCGATGAGCGCGGCCCAGCCGTGGGTCTTCAGCCTCGACGAGTCGGAGCTGGCGTTCAGCGAGTTGCCGCTGTCCTCGCTCGAGGCATACGCGATCAGCCCTCCTCCCACGAGCGCCGCGCTGACGCCCAAAGCGAGCGCCGTCCATGCCAGGGAGCGCAACGCCGAGCTGCCCGGGTCCACGTGCAGCGTGACATCCTCTCCATGGCCCAGGAGCGAGAACCGCTTGGAGGGCTGGATGCCGTCGCCGCCGATGAAGAAGTCCGCACCAGGCTCGAGAATGGATGCGTCGCACGGCGCACGGCACTCGCGCTGGTAGTGGACGATGCCGACCGTGGCGACCCCTCGCCCCGTGGCGACGGTCCCCACCCCCTCCCCCGTCACACGAAACAGCTCCACCTCGGGTGCGTCCGATTCGATGTGGAGACGCAGAGTCGGGGCATCCCGAGGCACATGAGGCTGCGCAACAGTCACCGAGGCCGTGAGGCTCAATGCCATCAACAAATACATGTCAATTTCTCCCTGGAGTGGACAGACGTCTCCCGTGGCCAGGAGCGGGTCCTGACTCGGAAGACGATGCGTCGACCTCGCTCAGCGAGGCCGCATGCCCCACTGAATGGGAGGAGCCCGGCTTTTTTTTGAAGCCGATTTTGATTCTGGCTCTGGGGGTGTAACCGAACTGTCTACCCCCGAGCCCGAGCGCCGCGGGGTGCGGCGGCCCGCTTGCGACCAGGAACCCGGGCCACCTTCTTGGTCCGGGTGGAGGCCGCCTTCTTCTTCGAGCGGGTAGAGTTCCCGGCGGGCCTTGTAGAGCAACCCATCCTTGACGTTGTTGTGCCGTTCGAGGAGCGCCCTCGATCTTCCCAACCTTGACATAGAACGTTTCCGTCGACCCCCGTCGCTCCCTTTCTTGTTCTACGGCCCTGATACACGCTAGCGAGTCACCGGGCGCGGTGGTGCTTCTTCCCGAAAGACCAGCAGCCCGTCGATGACTTCTGCCCAGGGGGCCGTCATCCACGAGTAGTTCAACGGACGGGCCACCCTGGGCCCGAAGTCACGAAGCTGCTTCCCATCCAGATACCGGGTGTCCCCGGTATGGCTCGAGAACGCCCAGCCCTCCAGGGAGTCGGCCCGCGCGGGCTCGAGGGTATATGTGTGAGTCGAGCTGCCAGTGGCATAGCTCCCGGAGACCGCGGAGAAGCCAAGCACGAAGGCCTGCGTCCCGAACTTCTCCTGGACATGGGAGCCAAAGGGCGTCCCGTGTCGCGCGTCCGCATCCAGGCTCTTCAGCGCTTTCGCCGCATGAATGGTGGCGAGCCAGACAATGGCCTTTCTGGGCCTGGATGACTGGGACAGGAACCATTCCAGATTCATGAACATGGAGCGGTCACGCCCGTTGAAGTCGTCCCAGTTCCAGCCTCGTCCGGTCTGCTCCGCGGGCCGGGACATCGCGGCGACCTGACGGGTGAAGTTCCGCTCCAGGCTGCGGACCATCTGCAGCTGGCCTTGGCTCCTCGGTGTCGTCGCCACTCCGGGCCTGGAGAGCACCGCCTCCAGCTCCTTCCAACAACCCAGGATGAACCTCGCGGTCTCCACCGTGTACCCGTTGGCCTCGTCGTACCGCCAGAACATGTGCCTCTCGAGTACCTCTCCGCACTCGGCCTGCCTCGGGCCCTCCAGCGCGGGGATGAGCTCCCGCGTCATCTCGCGCTGCGCGTAGGTGCCCCTGCCAATCTGATCATCGAGCCCACCGGCGACGAGGGTGCCCGCCTTGAGCCGCTCGACCAGGAACGGAATCAGGGGCGCCATCTCCTGATTGGCCCACATCCCGCCAATCGCGGCTGCGACCACGTCCTCGCTGACGGGCTGGCCCTCCTTCAGCAGCGTCTGGATGTGGATGAAGTCATAGATGCCTGCCTCGATGACGAAGGCATCGTACTGACACTCCTCCACGAGCCTGCGGGTCAGCTCCGCCTTGAAGGCGACGGTCCTGGCATTCCCGTGGTGGCCCTCCTCGCCGAGCAGCGCGAGCTGCTTGTCACAGAGGTCTCGAACGATCCGGTCGGCGTCGGACACCGCCTCGGTCGCCTGCGCAGCCGCGCCTCTGGAGGGCGCGGCACAGCTCGACAGCAAGGGCAGCAGGAGCAGGAGGTATCTCATTCGCGGTCCTTCCCTTCCCTGAGTGGAGATGCCGCGTTGTACCACTCGGATGCGGCGGGTGGCTCCTCTCCACCCCGCACCCGCGCTATGAAGTGGGCCATGAACCCTTCTTCGAAGCGCGTGATCTCCGATCTGAAGGAACTCGAGAAGCTCACCTCCGACGAGCGCGGCGCCCAGCGCGTCGCGTGGGGCCCCGTCTGGCGCAAGGCGCGCGAGTGGTTCGCGGGCAAGCTACAGAACGAGCTCTCCCTCTCCACGCGTCAGGACGGTGCCGGCAACCTCTGGGCCACGCTCCCCGGAGACTCCGAGCGGAGCATCGTCATCGGCAGCCACCTCGACTCGGTCCCCGGTGGCGGCTGGCTCGACGGGTGCCTGGGCGTGCTCGCGGGGCTCGAGGTCCTCCGCGTCTACGCCGCGAAGGGCGCCCGCCCGCCTGTCACCATCCACATCGTCGACTGGGCCGACGAAGAGGGCGCGCGCTTCGGTCGCAGCCTCACCGGGTCCGCCGCGTCCGCGGGCTCGCTCGATCCGCACAAGGAGCTCGCGCACCTCGTGGACCGCGCCGGAGTGAAGCTCCCTGACGCGCTGAAGGAGAACGGCATCACCCTGGAGGGCATGAAGTCCGCGAGGAAGTACTTCGACGAGCTGCGGGCCGAGGCCTACCTCGAGTTGCACATCGAGCAGGGACCGGTGCTGCAGGAGATGAAGCGCCCGGTCGGCGTGGTCCTCGGGACGATGGGCGTGGAGCGCCACCAGCTGAAGTTCATCGGGCAGGCCGCGCACTCCGGCGCCGCGCCGCTGCACCTGCGCCAGGACGCGTTCCTCGCGGGCGCCCGGTTCGCGCTCGGCGCGCAGGAGCTGGCGACGAAGCTCTCCGGCAAGACGCCGCGCACGCGCGTGGTCGCCACCTGCGGCGTGGTGAAGGTCGAGCCGAACTTCGTCACCGCGGTGCCGGGCCGCACGGAGATCTCCATCGACATGCGCGCGCTCGACGCGGACGTGCTCGCGAAGCTGCTCGCGGGGGCGAAGAAGGCGTCGCTCGCCGCGGCGAAGGAGTTCAACGTCAAGGTCGAGTGGAGCCCCATCCTCAAGATCACCCCGCGCATCTTCGACGAGACGCTCACCGGCTTCGTGCGCAAGGCGGTCAAGGGCGTCACCGGCCATGCGCCGGAGATCCCCTCGGGCCCGCTCCACGACGCGGCGGAGATGGCCGACATCGTGCCGACCGCCATGGTCTTCGCGCAGTCCTCACCGGGCATCTCGCACACCCGCATCGAGGACACGCCAGAGCCGGCGCTCGACAAGTCGGTGCGCGCGTTCCTCGCGACGGTCGAGCAGACCGTGGAGCACCTGGCGCGCAAGGCCGAGCCCCGGCGCAAGCTGGCCGCCGGCGGGCGCCGCTAGAGCATCGAATGGGATGCCCACCTCCGGGCCGCGGCTGTTGCTGACGAGCACCTCATGGCCGGCCCTCGCCATGTGGCCCGCCAGCGCCTGACCGATGCTTCCCGCGCCAATGATTCCAATCCCCATGACACGCTCCAATGAGGTGCTCGGGGGATGCCTGGGTCTCAGCGCGAGGTGTGCGGGGTGTTCAGCAGCTGCTGCTCCCACGCGAAGGCGGTGCCGACGTTGCCCATGTGATCGATGAGCAGCTGGGCCATTCCGGCCACGGTGTCCGTGCGGGCCCAGTCGCGCTGCAGCTCGGCGGACAGGACCGCCGTGGTGATGGGCACCGCGCCGGCCTGCACCATGCGCTGGATGGCCACCTCATGGGCCTCGAGCGAGGTGCCGCCCGACGCGTCCGTGACGATGTACACCTCGTAGCCCTCGCCCAGCGCGTGGAGGGTGGGCATGGCCAGGCAGATCTCCGTCCACAGCGCGGCGATGATGAGCTTCTTGCGGCCGGTCTTCTTCACCCACTCGACGGCCCGGGTGTCCTCCCAGGTGTTGATGAAGGTGCGGTTGAGGGGCTTCTGCTCGGGGAAGACGTCCTGCAGCTGCTTGA contains these protein-coding regions:
- a CDS encoding erythromycin esterase family protein, producing MRYLLLLLPLLSSCAAPSRGAAAQATEAVSDADRIVRDLCDKQLALLGEEGHHGNARTVAFKAELTRRLVEECQYDAFVIEAGIYDFIHIQTLLKEGQPVSEDVVAAAIGGMWANQEMAPLIPFLVERLKAGTLVAGGLDDQIGRGTYAQREMTRELIPALEGPRQAECGEVLERHMFWRYDEANGYTVETARFILGCWKELEAVLSRPGVATTPRSQGQLQMVRSLERNFTRQVAAMSRPAEQTGRGWNWDDFNGRDRSMFMNLEWFLSQSSRPRKAIVWLATIHAAKALKSLDADARHGTPFGSHVQEKFGTQAFVLGFSAVSGSYATGSSTHTYTLEPARADSLEGWAFSSHTGDTRYLDGKQLRDFGPRVARPLNYSWMTAPWAEVIDGLLVFREEAPPRPVTR
- a CDS encoding beta propeller repeat protein, with the translated sequence MKPTLLAVLMVACCALAGCGGDRGAEWVRVDGKASQTLRAIHGSGSQDIWAVGDNGMIIHWDGSAWSAVESGTGVNLVAVHALGPRDAWAVGQDVVLRWDGTRWGRVDIGLTLTHSITGVWAAGPSDVWLAMEISGRSDLKGAGYFDGRTWYFRPFPEGVDDISEHVWGSSASDVWVTLQYDPRLLHWSGSQWEVVSPDVNPTTRWSELGGTGGADAWAVGTSSLGMVLLRKDARGWSTVPMDGAGLQGTPSNGLWGMNGQVWLVGEDGEVARFDGSAWHQELPPDWEVPTLRDIWGASDADLWAIGDDGFVARRTPPLSP
- a CDS encoding Zn-dependent hydrolase; its protein translation is MNPSSKRVISDLKELEKLTSDERGAQRVAWGPVWRKAREWFAGKLQNELSLSTRQDGAGNLWATLPGDSERSIVIGSHLDSVPGGGWLDGCLGVLAGLEVLRVYAAKGARPPVTIHIVDWADEEGARFGRSLTGSAASAGSLDPHKELAHLVDRAGVKLPDALKENGITLEGMKSARKYFDELRAEAYLELHIEQGPVLQEMKRPVGVVLGTMGVERHQLKFIGQAAHSGAAPLHLRQDAFLAGARFALGAQELATKLSGKTPRTRVVATCGVVKVEPNFVTAVPGRTEISIDMRALDADVLAKLLAGAKKASLAAAKEFNVKVEWSPILKITPRIFDETLTGFVRKAVKGVTGHAPEIPSGPLHDAAEMADIVPTAMVFAQSSPGISHTRIEDTPEPALDKSVRAFLATVEQTVEHLARKAEPRRKLAAGGRR
- a CDS encoding hydrolase — its product is MNAQRNPKAGLDALLTPDNSVLLLIDHQPFQFAGLRSHDSQTVINNVVGLAKAAKLFGVPTLLTTVLEERGGYLIKQLQDVFPEQKPLNRTFINTWEDTRAVEWVKKTGRKKLIIAALWTEICLAMPTLHALGEGYEVYIVTDASGGTSLEAHEVAIQRMVQAGAVPITTAVLSAELQRDWARTDTVAGMAQLLIDHMGNVGTAFAWEQQLLNTPHTSR
- a CDS encoding RNA polymerase sigma factor codes for the protein MSLPQPEPPLGPAPTAVTFQQVYAEHAPFVWRSLRRLGVREADLEDVCQEVFVVVHRRLADFDGSSALRTWLFGICLRGASDYRRRAHIRRETTVSTMPEDALPPEQVEVVARRQARAQLDRILETLDEDKRAVFVLFELEQWPMNEVAQAVGCPLQTAYARLYAARQKVQEAVARTQQKGGQE